Proteins found in one Fulvitalea axinellae genomic segment:
- a CDS encoding Wzz/FepE/Etk N-terminal domain-containing protein translates to MNNPNLPMMPPQQVDERQHIEEDEIDLVEVMKSVWEGRKYIIRSVIGCIVVGLIIALTSTKEYEAGATLMPESQEGMKLGGGLGGLASLAGINLGGMTGASGSISPELYPEVVKSVPFQLELSKLPLRFETLDAEMSALEYFPEYGGSVVKDYTIGLPGKILGAIRGEKEEVQLKAKGNLIRLTLEEKKVIKNMKERVSVNVDQKSGLITVSAKMPDPVAVAQIAQFTLDYLQRHITDYKIRKHKNNLDFVQERYDEQKKVFENAQKEVARFNDSHRNLVTNLARTELQNLESKYNIAFEVFKGLASQLEQSKIKLKEETPVFEIIEPVRVPLSRTSPKRGLIMVVSAFLGGILGIGFIFVKNLVNNIKEQWNASEDCESGDG, encoded by the coding sequence ATGAATAACCCCAATTTGCCCATGATGCCTCCCCAACAAGTGGATGAGCGTCAGCATATCGAAGAGGACGAAATCGATTTGGTGGAGGTGATGAAATCGGTTTGGGAAGGGAGAAAATATATTATCCGTTCTGTAATCGGTTGTATCGTCGTAGGCTTGATCATCGCCCTTACTTCAACGAAGGAATATGAAGCAGGAGCGACGCTGATGCCCGAATCCCAAGAGGGAATGAAATTAGGTGGAGGCTTGGGTGGTTTGGCCAGTTTAGCAGGTATAAACCTGGGGGGAATGACAGGTGCTTCGGGTTCAATTTCTCCAGAACTATATCCCGAGGTTGTAAAAAGCGTTCCATTTCAATTGGAGCTTAGTAAACTTCCGTTGCGATTTGAGACACTTGACGCCGAAATGAGTGCGTTGGAATATTTTCCAGAGTACGGTGGTTCTGTGGTGAAAGATTACACTATCGGTTTGCCGGGGAAAATTCTTGGGGCTATTAGAGGTGAAAAGGAAGAGGTTCAGTTGAAGGCTAAAGGAAATTTGATCCGTTTAACCTTAGAAGAAAAGAAGGTAATCAAAAATATGAAGGAAAGGGTTAGCGTAAACGTTGACCAGAAGTCAGGTTTGATCACTGTATCAGCAAAAATGCCGGACCCGGTAGCGGTGGCTCAAATTGCGCAATTTACCTTAGATTATCTTCAGAGACATATCACAGATTATAAAATCCGGAAGCATAAAAACAATCTGGATTTTGTACAGGAAAGGTATGACGAGCAGAAAAAAGTTTTCGAAAATGCGCAGAAGGAAGTGGCTCGGTTTAATGATAGCCACAGAAACCTTGTGACCAATTTGGCTCGGACTGAGTTACAGAACCTTGAAAGTAAGTACAATATCGCTTTTGAGGTATTTAAAGGTTTGGCTTCTCAACTGGAACAGTCCAAAATCAAGTTGAAGGAAGAGACTCCTGTTTTTGAGATTATAGAACCAGTAAGAGTACCTTTGAGTCGGACATCGCCTAAAAGAGGGCTGATAATGGTTGTCTCAGCTTTCCTTGGGGGAATTTTGGGTATTGGGTTTATCTTTGTTAAAAATTTAGTGAATAATATTAAGGAGCAATGGAATGCTTCTGAAGATTGCGAAAGCGGTGATGGGTAA
- the atpC gene encoding ATP synthase F1 subunit epsilon, producing MFLEVITPDAKFFEGEVESVTLPGAKGSFQVLNNHAPIISALGKGIMVIKTKDSEQRVAVEGGVAEVLDNKISVLAESLTEE from the coding sequence ATGTTTTTGGAGGTAATAACACCTGACGCAAAGTTTTTCGAAGGGGAAGTGGAATCTGTCACTTTGCCCGGAGCCAAAGGCTCGTTTCAGGTATTGAACAATCACGCCCCCATTATCAGTGCTTTAGGCAAAGGAATTATGGTGATCAAAACCAAAGATTCCGAGCAAAGGGTCGCTGTAGAGGGTGGAGTGGCGGAAGTTTTGGACAACAAGATTTCCGTACTGGCCGAGTCGCTGACAGAGGAATAA